Proteins co-encoded in one Candidatus Polarisedimenticolaceae bacterium genomic window:
- a CDS encoding YdeI/OmpD-associated family protein yields the protein MGTRTAAIDAYIAKAPAFAQPILEKIREAFHAGCPDVEEKVKWGHASFEYKGMLGGMAAFKRHVAFGFWKARLMEDFDKIFQRGKASFMQGGRAETPADLPAKKVLVAYVKEAKRLNDEGIKEPVRAKPKRPVKVQVPPELTALLKKSAKARTTFDGFSPSHRKEYVEWIIEAKRDETREKRLATTIQWLEEGKHRMWKYERKA from the coding sequence ATGGGAACACGTACCGCCGCGATCGACGCCTACATCGCCAAGGCGCCCGCGTTCGCGCAACCGATCCTGGAGAAGATCCGCGAGGCCTTCCACGCCGGCTGCCCCGACGTCGAAGAGAAGGTGAAGTGGGGACACGCCAGCTTCGAGTACAAGGGGATGCTGGGCGGAATGGCCGCCTTCAAGCGGCACGTCGCCTTCGGCTTCTGGAAGGCGCGGCTCATGGAGGACTTCGACAAGATCTTCCAGCGGGGCAAGGCCAGCTTCATGCAGGGCGGCCGCGCCGAGACGCCCGCCGACCTACCCGCGAAGAAGGTGCTCGTCGCCTATGTGAAGGAAGCGAAGCGCCTCAACGACGAAGGGATCAAAGAGCCCGTGCGCGCGAAGCCGAAGCGGCCGGTGAAGGTCCAGGTGCCGCCCGAGCTGACGGCACTCCTCAAGAAGAGCGCGAAGGCGCGCACGACGTTCGACGGGTTCTCTCCCAGCCACAGAAAGGAATACGTCGAGTGGATCATCGAGGCGAAGCGCGACGAGACGCGCGAGAAGCGTCTCGCGACGACGATCCAGTGGCTCGAGGAGGGCAAGCACCGCATGTGGAAGTACGAGCGGAAAGCTTGA
- a CDS encoding S53 family peptidase: MPKRAASKTLVPGSQRLPVAGAKKVGKVAPDETVEVTVRLRRARALDLEKVIGRRAARPMTREALASEFGASRSDAAVVKGFARDHGLSVGEVDLGRRSMTLRGSADAMQKAFSVKLTAYRTPDRVRYRQRQGGVKVPRKVEAVIDGVFGLDDRPQARPHFRVRAAQGRFKRRAAGVAFTPPQLATLYGFPKSQGTGQHIALIELGGGFDPAEMKKYFKGLGLKTQPKLNAVSVDGAHNAPDGNPNSDDGEVVLDIQVAGGVAPGATVDVYFAPNTDRGFLDAVTTAIHNPATTVVSISWGGPEESWTAQMRNAFDDAFQEAAVLGIPVFVASGDDGSNDGVGDGKNHVDFPSSSPHAIACGGTRLTTKDETVWGPPSSGGSTGGGFSRYFTRPAWQGGVVSGGGKKRGVPDVAADADPATGYKVLVDGSSTVFGGTSAVAPLWAGLVAVCNAKAGKRPGFLLPSLYGAPKAFRDITVGSNGSFNAKAGWDACTGLGSPVGAKVLSAGW, encoded by the coding sequence ATGCCCAAGCGAGCTGCGTCGAAGACCCTGGTTCCCGGAAGCCAGCGCCTGCCCGTCGCTGGAGCGAAGAAGGTCGGCAAGGTGGCGCCCGATGAAACCGTCGAGGTGACGGTTCGCCTGCGACGTGCGCGGGCGCTCGATCTCGAGAAGGTGATCGGCAGACGGGCGGCGCGGCCGATGACGCGGGAAGCGCTGGCGTCTGAGTTCGGCGCGAGCCGGAGCGACGCGGCGGTCGTCAAGGGCTTCGCCCGTGATCACGGTCTCTCCGTCGGCGAGGTCGATCTCGGACGCCGCTCGATGACCCTGCGCGGCTCGGCCGACGCCATGCAGAAGGCGTTCAGCGTGAAGCTGACGGCGTATCGCACTCCCGACCGCGTCCGCTATCGGCAGCGCCAGGGCGGCGTGAAGGTTCCGCGGAAGGTCGAGGCGGTCATCGATGGCGTGTTCGGTCTCGACGATCGCCCGCAAGCGCGCCCGCACTTCCGCGTGCGCGCGGCTCAGGGAAGGTTCAAGCGGCGAGCGGCGGGCGTCGCGTTCACGCCGCCGCAGCTCGCCACGCTCTACGGCTTCCCGAAGTCCCAAGGAACGGGGCAGCACATCGCGCTCATCGAGCTGGGAGGCGGCTTCGATCCCGCCGAGATGAAGAAGTACTTCAAGGGTCTCGGTCTCAAGACCCAGCCGAAGCTCAACGCCGTCTCGGTCGACGGCGCGCACAACGCGCCCGACGGCAACCCGAACAGCGACGACGGCGAGGTCGTTCTCGACATCCAGGTCGCCGGTGGGGTCGCGCCGGGCGCGACCGTCGACGTCTACTTCGCCCCCAACACCGATCGCGGCTTCCTCGATGCGGTGACCACCGCGATCCACAACCCGGCGACCACGGTCGTCTCGATCTCGTGGGGCGGACCGGAGGAATCGTGGACGGCGCAGATGCGCAACGCGTTCGACGACGCGTTCCAGGAAGCCGCCGTGCTCGGCATCCCCGTCTTCGTCGCCTCGGGCGACGACGGATCGAACGACGGGGTAGGTGACGGCAAGAACCACGTGGACTTTCCCTCGTCGTCCCCCCACGCGATCGCCTGCGGCGGCACGAGGCTGACCACGAAGGACGAGACGGTCTGGGGGCCGCCGTCCTCGGGCGGCTCGACCGGCGGTGGGTTCTCCCGATACTTCACGCGGCCGGCGTGGCAGGGCGGCGTCGTCTCGGGCGGAGGCAAGAAGCGCGGCGTCCCGGACGTGGCGGCGGACGCGGATCCCGCGACCGGATACAAGGTCCTCGTGGACGGGTCGTCCACGGTCTTCGGCGGGACAAGCGCCGTCGCGCCGCTGTGGGCGGGGCTCGTCGCGGTCTGCAACGCGAAGGCGGGAAAGCGGCCCGGGTTCCTGTTGCCGTCGCTCTACGGCGCGCCGAAGGCGTTCCGCGATATCACCGTCGGCTCGAACGGATCGTTTAACGCGAAGGCCGGCTGGGATGCGTGCACGGGGCTCGGCTCGCCGGTCGGCGCCAAGGTGCTGAGCGCGGGGTGGTAG
- a CDS encoding ABC transporter substrate-binding protein → MRPFAAILFATILFVSCGRRDSGGTIVVGQYGSLSGSEATFGQATLRGIQLAAQEANAAGGIKGKTIEIKSYDDRGTAQEAGTAVTRLITNDKAVALLGENTSSISIAAGRVAQQYGVPMISPSSTNPAVTEIGDKIFRVCFLDSFQGWVDAKFAREQLHANTAAILYDQAQAYSKGLADYFKAAFTRMGGTIATEQAYTGGDQDYSAQLTTIRDVRPDVIFVPGYYTDGGNVAIQARKLGITSALLGGDGWDSPQFAAIGGAAVEGSYFSTHYAYQESRADIRSFVSSYEAAYKLKPDSLAALGYDAARLLFDAMRRAPSWDGAALAKAIAETKDFAGVTGTISIDAERNPKKSAVVVQMKGGVGVAVTTIDPE, encoded by the coding sequence TTGAGACCGTTCGCCGCGATCCTGTTCGCGACGATCCTCTTCGTCTCGTGCGGCCGCCGTGATTCCGGCGGAACGATCGTCGTCGGGCAGTACGGCTCGCTCTCCGGCTCGGAGGCGACGTTCGGGCAGGCGACGCTGCGCGGGATCCAGCTCGCGGCGCAGGAGGCGAATGCCGCCGGCGGCATCAAGGGGAAGACGATCGAGATCAAGAGCTACGACGACCGCGGGACCGCGCAAGAAGCGGGGACGGCGGTCACGCGGCTGATCACGAACGACAAGGCCGTGGCACTCCTCGGAGAGAACACCTCGTCGATCTCGATCGCCGCCGGCCGCGTCGCGCAGCAGTACGGCGTGCCGATGATCTCGCCGTCGTCGACCAACCCGGCGGTGACGGAGATCGGCGACAAGATCTTCCGCGTCTGCTTCCTGGACTCGTTTCAGGGCTGGGTCGATGCGAAGTTCGCGCGCGAGCAGCTCCACGCGAACACCGCCGCGATCCTCTACGACCAGGCGCAGGCGTACTCGAAGGGGCTCGCCGACTACTTCAAGGCGGCGTTCACGCGGATGGGCGGGACGATCGCCACCGAGCAGGCGTACACCGGCGGGGACCAGGACTACTCGGCGCAGCTCACCACGATCCGCGACGTGCGTCCCGACGTGATCTTCGTCCCCGGCTACTACACCGACGGCGGGAATGTCGCGATCCAGGCACGCAAGCTCGGTATCACCTCGGCGCTCCTGGGCGGCGACGGCTGGGACTCACCGCAATTCGCCGCGATCGGCGGCGCCGCGGTCGAGGGGAGCTATTTCTCGACACACTACGCCTACCAGGAGAGCCGCGCCGACATCCGGTCGTTCGTCTCGTCCTACGAGGCGGCGTACAAGCTGAAGCCCGACAGCCTCGCCGCGCTTGGGTACGACGCGGCGCGCCTGCTCTTCGACGCGATGCGGCGCGCGCCCTCGTGGGACGGTGCGGCGCTCGCCAAGGCGATCGCGGAGACGAAGGACTTCGCGGGCGTCACCGGCACGATCTCGATCGACGCCGAGCGGAACCCGAAGAAATCCGCGGTCGTCGTCCAGATGAAGGGTGGCGTCGGCGTCGCGGTGACGACGATCGATCCGGAGTAG
- a CDS encoding peroxiredoxin: MLRINDDAPNFKADTSQGPIDFHEWLGSGWGILFSHPKDFTPICTTELGYMAGLQPEFTKRNCKIIGLSVDPVASHEKWAVDIEETQGHKVQFPMIGDPQLKVAKTYGMLPADVGETCEGRTAADNQAVRTVFVIGPDKKIKLTLSYPMTTGRNFDEVLRVLDSMQLTAKHKVATPVNWKHGDDVVIAGSVSDADAKTKYPDGWHAPRPYLRIVKQPKD, encoded by the coding sequence ATGCTGCGCATCAACGACGACGCCCCGAACTTCAAAGCCGACACGTCCCAGGGCCCGATCGACTTCCACGAATGGCTCGGGAGCGGTTGGGGCATCTTGTTCTCGCATCCAAAGGACTTCACGCCGATCTGCACGACCGAGCTGGGCTACATGGCCGGCCTGCAGCCGGAGTTCACGAAGCGCAACTGCAAGATCATCGGCCTTTCGGTCGACCCGGTGGCGAGCCACGAGAAGTGGGCCGTCGACATCGAGGAGACCCAGGGCCACAAGGTGCAGTTCCCGATGATCGGCGACCCGCAGCTCAAGGTCGCGAAGACCTACGGCATGCTGCCCGCCGACGTCGGCGAGACCTGCGAGGGCCGCACGGCGGCGGATAACCAGGCGGTTCGCACGGTCTTCGTCATCGGACCCGACAAGAAGATCAAGTTGACGCTCAGCTACCCCATGACCACCGGGCGCAACTTCGACGAGGTGCTCCGGGTCCTCGACTCGATGCAGCTCACGGCGAAGCACAAGGTCGCGACCCCCGTGAACTGGAAGCACGGCGACGACGTCGTCATCGCGGGATCGGTGTCCGACGCCGACGCCAAGACCAAGTATCCCGACGGTTGGCACGCGCCGCGGCCGTATCTGCGCATCGTGAAGCAGCCGAAAGACTGA